GATATAAACGAAGACGATGAAATCAAATCTATGAAAAATAGATTTATAACCTCGCTTATTTTCCTGATACCGCTATTTTATATTTCCATGGGCCATATGGTAGGGCTTCCGCTGCCGCAGTTTTTTCATGGCTATGAAAATGCATTCACTCTTGCATTCACCCAGTTTTTACTCACTTTACCCATAGTATTTATAAACCGCAGATATTATATAACGGGGATAAAACAGCTAATTAAAAGAGCGCCTACAATGGACACGCTTATCGCTATAGGTTCTGCCGCTGCAGTTCTTTACGGAATTTACTCGATATTTCAGATAAGCTATGGTTTTTCAATTAATAACATAGAGCATATCAACTCCTATGTAATGGACTTATATTTTGAATCCGCATGTACGATACTTACGTTGATAACGTTGGGTAAGTATTTAGAATCCCGCGCAAAAGGCAAGACAGGCGCGGCAATAACCAAGCTTTTAAACTTGTCTCCTAAAACAGCAACCGTTATACGTAATGGAATTGAATCCGAAATCCCCATTGAGGACCTTTTGGTCGGCGATATAGTCTTGATCCGCCCAGGACAAAGCATCCCTGTAGACGGCGTTATCATTGAAGGCTCCTCTTCTGTAGATGAATCTGCAATAACCGGTGAGAGCATACCGGTTGAAAAACAGGCTGGCGACAAAGTTATTTCCGCCACTATAAACAAATCCGGGAGCTTTAAATTTAAAGCTGAAAAAGTAGGAGAAGATACTACTATTTCACAAATAGTCCGTTTAATAGAAGAGGCCGCTTCCTCCAAGGCGCCTATCTCACGTTTAGCAGACAAGGTAAGCGGAATATTCGTTCCCGTCGTTATAACCATTGCCGTAATTGCGGCAGTAGTCTGGCTTATTTTAGGATATCCGTTTTCCTTTGCTCTTTCGATCGGCATAGCCGTTTTGGTTATATCCTGCCCATGTGCATTGGGGCTTGCTACCCCCGTTGCCATAATGGTAGGCACGGGGCGCGGCGCTGAAGACGGGATCTTGATAAAATCTGCCGTATCGCTTGAAATCACCCATAAAGCCGATACGGTCGTCCTTGATAAAACGGGCACTATCACTATAGGCCACCCAGAAGTCACAGATATAATAACGCTTGACGATTCTATATCAAAAGACGAACTTTTAACTATAGCGGCCTCCCTTGAAAACCCTTCTGAACACCCGCTGGCCGAAGCTATAATAACAGAGGCAAAAAATAAGTCTTTAAACCTTATAAACGTCTCCTCGTTTAATTCTGTACCTGGCATGGGTATAAGTGCAAAAATAAAAGACGGCGCATTTCTAGCAGGCAATATGCGCCTTATGAAGGAACATGGTATAGACTCTTACTCTATACAGGAGATAGCTGACAGCTTATCATCTCAAGGCAAGACTCCGCTGTTTTTTGCTAAAGACAAAAAAATAATCGGCATAATAGCAGTTGCCGACACGATAAAGCCTACGAGCCAAAAGGCCATAGATAAATTTAAAGAAATGGGCCTTGATATAATAATGATGACAGGAGACAATAAAAATACCGCACTTGCCATAAAAGAAAAGCTGGGTTTAAAAGACGTAATATCAGATGTTTTTCCGCAGGATAAAGAAAGCAAGATACGTGAGCTGCAAAGCACCGGTAAAACAGTTATAATGATCGGCGACGGAATTAACGACTCTCCTGCTTTGACGCGTGCCGACATAGG
The sequence above is drawn from the Eubacteriales bacterium genome and encodes:
- a CDS encoding heavy metal translocating P-type ATPase: MKQKFDVNGMSCSACAAHVEKSVHNLEGVKDVSVNLLSNSMNVSYDTDKLSEKEIVAAVVNAGYSANAVKPASDKSVAKNADINEDDEIKSMKNRFITSLIFLIPLFYISMGHMVGLPLPQFFHGYENAFTLAFTQFLLTLPIVFINRRYYITGIKQLIKRAPTMDTLIAIGSAAAVLYGIYSIFQISYGFSINNIEHINSYVMDLYFESACTILTLITLGKYLESRAKGKTGAAITKLLNLSPKTATVIRNGIESEIPIEDLLVGDIVLIRPGQSIPVDGVIIEGSSSVDESAITGESIPVEKQAGDKVISATINKSGSFKFKAEKVGEDTTISQIVRLIEEAASSKAPISRLADKVSGIFVPVVITIAVIAAVVWLILGYPFSFALSIGIAVLVISCPCALGLATPVAIMVGTGRGAEDGILIKSAVSLEITHKADTVVLDKTGTITIGHPEVTDIITLDDSISKDELLTIAASLENPSEHPLAEAIITEAKNKSLNLINVSSFNSVPGMGISAKIKDGAFLAGNMRLMKEHGIDSYSIQEIADSLSSQGKTPLFFAKDKKIIGIIAVADTIKPTSQKAIDKFKEMGLDIIMMTGDNKNTALAIKEKLGLKDVISDVFPQDKESKIRELQSTGKTVIMIGDGINDSPALTRADIGIAIGAGSDIAIESADIILMKSDLMDAVRAIRLSRGVIRNIRENLFWAFFYNVIGIPLAAGILIPFFGIQLSPMFAAAAMSLSSVTVVTNALRLKLLKLDKS